The DNA window CCGCGTGGCTTCAAAAAGATGAGATTAGACAAGaagttaaaaaagaaataccaAAAGAACCAAGAAACTGGACAACATCAGGACAACAAAAATAAGAGAAGGTTCCAGAATAAAGACGGTGGAAACTCGTTTAAGAATAGAGACGATAATAGGAAAAAATTCAACGACAAagatggtaaatttaataacCAAAGAAGGAACAATCAGGGCGGTAACCCTAAGAAAGTCTTTggcggcaaatttaataaaaataacagaacGGGCGGTAAAAGTAGACCTAACAAAGGAAATGCAGGAAAAGGCAAAGGGAAATCTAGAAAATAGTATTTATGctaaacattattattgtaagctgtgtattatattttcaaaattatacgacgattttcctttttttatatttttattacctctggattttatttataaagcatattatttaaaatcataatattggtGCGCTTGATGGGCGCGCGAGAAATATGAATAGTCAGTAGTTTTGAGCCAAGgtagttttatatttctattaccGAACAGAATTGTGGTAAAAGTTTGTTGTACGTATATTTCGGCAAAacctaataaaaaaacagtgGTAAACAGTCAAAaagcgaaataaaatattcatggcATACTTGTGTTTAAAGGGATGAATGAAAGACAACTGCATgtagcggagatgagaatgttgAGGGGGATGTTTGGTCTAAGACCACAGAGCTATTCTTGTAAGCAAgaatggatagagtaaagaATGAGTATATAATGAgaagtttgaaagtggcaccgatagccgagaagttatgagGAAGGcggctgtcatggtatgggcatatTATGTGGAGGAATGAgaaacatattgtgaggaaggccttgaacatgaatgtggatggatataggaAGGAgacgaccaatgaaacgatggatggattggatgaataatgttacttgtgagatagCTTCCCATACTTCCCTCCCATACGACCCCGAGTAAATTggaataagggcaggaggatgatgacttGTGTTTAAATAGTGAATTAattcttgaataaataatttcaatagcAAAATAGTCTCCATCATACTTTTGTAAACATCTGAATTTGAAAGCTTCTTTTCATTTAACTTTAACTTTTGTACAGTCGTACAGTACATAAGTCAATAGAGTGCGATTCGTTTTTCTTgtgttttatatctatttacttATACTATACAACAACAGCAAACAACATGTAAGAACTACatttttagtgaaattataaatattttttaagtgggtttataattgaaaaacttaatctatttcatagttttatttaagattatctTATAATGTAACTGTAAAAATCAACGTGATTCATTTAGATTAACAGACAATAATgcaaaaaaacttaataacgaTAATAAATCGACATAAATCAGATCACATTAAGAAATTATGTGAACAACTTAGCATCAATGgaaaacaattacatataaGGGTACTGCAACACCTGTGTGATCGATTAAATTATTTGCTCATTACATCTTGCTCACTTTAAAACAGATTACACTGTTGGTTGAGGTAAAATTTTGTACCATCTATTGTTAGtgacaatataattaatgcatTTGGTAAGATCGAAAGGATAATTTCACCCCTACTGTATTATCAATTTACTTATTGAATCTTATCAATATTCACTTGTCTGatctattttacttataatctACGGGTGGGGTTTTAATAAGTTTATCATTAGTATtagacatattgtgaggaaggccttgagcatgaatgtggatggatatagaggtagaggacgaccaagaaaacgatggatggactgtgtgaaagacaatatggttagaaagaatgttacttgtgagatgacgtctgacagagaagtatggaaggagaagacatgctaagccgaccccaaataaaattgggaaaagggcaggaggattaTGATATCATTAGTATTTCAATATGAGAATTTACATATTAGATAGACTtaacaatttacttttattacttagGCGGTCAGGTTGGTGATGGTCAATGTTAAATATACAGAAGTTTATTCCTAAAGTTACAATTAAAGATCAGTGGCACGGATTGCATATGGAAGTCCTAAATGAGGAATACGATGTCGTCCGCCATCATGACGTGGTTGTCTTGCGTCATGCGGTCCAGTGCCGCGTGGATCTCGGCAGCGTCGAAGGTCTCGTGCGAGTACTTCTCGTTGACGAAGGCCGTGATGCGGTCCAGGGGGAGAGAGTTGGCGCGCTCCTCACGGAATACTTGCTGCAGCGCTGATTTGAACTGCGATAATCTGAAGACGAAAGGTCAACATTCAATAGGAAAATCGTAATCATCAaaaatcaagaaaaaaaattatctctTAAAGTCTTTTTTCAATACTTTACTATAAAtctgtatttaaattgatttatatttatagtataaaaatgcattaaaattataaatgtgacagatataaacaataaaataatattttgaagtatAAATCAAATACACAATTggtcttgaatgtcgacaaaactgttttcgttactttggaagtgaaattaaagtggatttatgtagtttagtgaaatattgttgtattacaaatgaagatatattaatcgagaactatttgtaattaatcatatagcagaattatcaacaaaacacttgtgatattgaaaaatacggtatgttttgaatgtttccttttgtcattggaatggactatacatTAAGCTCGTTGATATTTGAACTAGaaacaaagatttttaaattgattgacAGTATGAGACAACCGTTGAGAGCTATATACATGTAAAATGAATATGACGTCACTGACCTATTAGTGTCAATGGTCTTTTTGGTGGAACTTGCAGAGCTGGCGGGCGTTTGCGCTGGCTCGGGCTGCGCTGAGTGCGCGGCGCGCAATACTGGCTCGGCCTCCTCGTCCGATGAGAACTCATAGGGGTCCTGACTTTGTGAACCCGGCTGGAAAACAAATGTTcattatataacataacaattcAGACCCATTTCGTAAATGCTGAGCCAAGCTCCTCTCTTATTACTGAGGATagcaattgtttaattataataacagaaaataagtttatatatactGGAAACGTTGAGCCAGTTCAGACTTAATGTTTTAACTGATAGACTGACTGATTCTGAaatgattttcattaaaaatattgccagaaaaacaaaataaaatcattagaCCTATTTATCGAACTACTGCCAAGAGTAAGAAAATACCTTAACATGTTAAGATCGAGCTAAAGAACTGTAATTGTTTCTCAATAGATAGTATAGCAAAGAAACAGTTAAGAGGCGAATATTCACTTctcaatattttaagaaatattgctttgaaattaaaaaaaaaaccttttgatGTCAATTTCTCAATTGTTACTTTCGTGAAACAAATGGTTCTTTTTTTAGTAAAAGATGTTTAGTATACCGCTTTTCTCGACTTCTTAGCGCGCGGCTGCGAAGGCAGCTCGCTGTCCGACGCATTCTCCTCGTCTCCCGACGACGCTCGGCGTTTACgacgtttttcttttgttagcacctaaataaatataagtttttattaattctacattttgtataaataatcatattaaatacaattaaaatacgaCATATAAGTAGCATAATATCTTACTTCTGACTTGCCATATAAGCTGCaatcatattttctttttaatccgTAGTACCATTGTAAGCGTGCAAGTTAAATttcatatcaattaataattatccaTATAACATATGATACTGTTTTACTTAACTAtgtcaaacgaaaaaaaaaagttttcaatcAAGTATAATCACtcgattttgacgacctccgtggtcgagtggtctgTACACcagtttttatgggtacgccgctccgaggtcccgggttcgattcccggccgagtcaatgtagattatcattagttttctatgttgtcttaggtctgggtgtttgtggtaccgtcgttacttctgatttccataacacaagtgctctagctacttacattgggatcaaagtaatgtatatgatgttgtctcatataatataataattgcagAGATTTAAGAAGCACCAgactaaagtaaaaaagtaaagtaacagcctgtaaatttcccactgctgagataaggcctcctctcccattaaggagagggtttggaacatattccaccacgctgttccaatgcgggttggtggaatgcacatgtggcggaatttctatgaaatttgtcacatgcaggtttcctcacgatgttttccttaaccgctgagcacgagatgaattataaagacaaattaagcacatgaatcagcggtgcttgcctgggtttgaacccgcaatcatcggttaagatgcacgagttctaaccactgggccatctcagctctagctACCACCAGACTACTTATCAGTAAACCTAACAAATAGTATTCAATAGCGATGACAATACatacttagttttataaatactacGTAGGCGTAAACTATATGGCAAGTGGGGTAGGAGGGTACCTTCTTAAAGTAGGCGTAGTGCACGAGCTCGATGGCGGCCTGCGCGTCGCGCCGCGTCACCTGGAAGCTGAGGCGGCTCTTGGCGTGCGCCGTGGACAGACGGATCAGCGTCTCCAGCGTACGAGCAGTCACCGGCTGCGTCTGAGGgatttacatttcaaattaataacgGACGATagaaaacaaactttttttttttataaaagcattCCACCCACTCATTGATTAAgaatcaaatcaattaaaagCTATCATAGATatacattgatttttttactttttgatgtgtcaccatcacccatagacaatgacgctgtaagaaatattaactattccgtacatcgtcaatgtgccaccaaccttggcaactatgatgttatgtcccttgtgccggtaattacactggctcactcacccttcaaaccggaacacaacaatactgagtactgttatttggcggtagaataactgatgagtgggtggcacctacccagaggggcttgcacaaagccctaccaccaagaaatgaaGTGGTTGACTAATTAAACTCTCTAATTGAAATGATAATACTGATTAGAATGGTTGCAGTGAGCCAAGAAGGTCATGACGACATAATCATAAAACTATACACGAATATGTATGTTCCTCTTTGTTGTATGAGTAcagcattaattttttttataaaaggacACAAGGTAATTgccaagttaaataaaaaatatatcttactcTTGCTACATCACTGTCCATCATGTCTTGGTTCCGTAGTCGAGCGTATTCATCAGCGATAGAGTCGGAGGCTTCTTGAGTCAGTTTCGGTTTCATCAGTCGGGCAATGTGAATGAACTTCCTCATAAACTTTGTGCTTAGAATCTGATCTTTCTTATTACGGGTGTTCCCGTGGAGGAGTGGATCATACTTCTCATATATGGACTCGTTTGAATCCTAgtataacaaaaaacatttcGATTTTAACAATcgcaaatttcattgaattaaaaacattgtatcATTAGAAAAATCTTGCATTCGTGTCAaagttaaatttgaaaatttaagatttttgaaaaaaattatgtaaccaTTTAAAATAAGGATATAAACCTCTGTATCTTCATTATCAGGATTTTCTGTCGAGAGCATTTCCACTGAGGAGCCCATGGGTAGAACTTCACCATCTTGTTCTTTGggatttcttaaaaaaatatatacttttaataataataatatttacactgCTGCACCAAGACGTAAAAATAGTATCTGTTGTTATAGACTATAATTTGTTGTTCCACAACAATAGGaaatttgactggtttttaaaatccattttacattatttagtagaagttaaggaacccagtaaaagttgtgttttttatttctagtacatatttgccgaaaaatatcatattaaaaacttggacaatatggcgctgcaatggggtcggtgacgtcactttcctgtattttaatctgtggtacatatagtagaaaagcaaagtttacaagaaagtgacttcatcataagcccaaccaatcaggagcgttttgtgccatgtgacaaacgtttaaaaaaaatcatttaaattatggatttttgaataaattaagtattattttcaactttcgttagtaaataactatttttaaactaataatatacactgattacaataattcacaatttatttttcgcattgtcaaatagcctattgcagcAGTGTCATTATTGTTAGTTGTTCAGTAACAGTCAAAGCACACAAGTTGATaacattgataataaataataattaagtataggATAGTATAATTTAGTTGGCATTATAGCCaactaaataacttaaaaattatttagttgGCTCTAATGCTACTATTGAGATTTGGTAATTGTCTCctcataaatattacttatgttATATGGAAACCTtagttaatttacaattaatttacaatttacatgAATAATaggttactttactttgtacAAAGCTactttataagataaataataagctTACCTGTATCGGTGCATCCTCAACACGTGTTCGGAGATCATATTGTCGTGATCAGCGTCCGCGATGTCCAGCATCACGAACAGCAAGTCAAAACGCGACAGCAGCGAATCTTGCAGCCCGATATTCTCCATCGGAGTCTTGTATTGGTCGTACTATCAGAAAAATAACTTAGTAAATACTTAGTTTACATTTGGCAGGTATGTTACTCCTTGTATCggtgtcttttttttttatggtataggttggcggacgagcatatgggccacctgatggtaagtggtcaccatcacccatagacaatgacgctgtgagaaatattaactattccttacatcgtcactgcgccactaaccttgggaactaagatgttatgtcccttgtgcctgtagttacactggctcactcacccttcaaaccggaacacaacaatactgactactgttatttggcggtagaataactgatgagtgggtggtacctacccagacgggctcgcacaaagccctaccaccaagtgtaaacgaaaaaaaaaagtgtgtATTAATGTTCTTCAAGACATGTTTTGATATACAATGCTTTAAAAGAATCTCGATGGCAACAGCAGAGGTAGTAGATGTAGGTAGGTAATGTGTCGCAGTGCTCACCCGGCCGTAGACGGGGTTGGCGGCGGCCAGCACGGCGCAGCGCGCGTTGAGCGAGGCGTGCACGCCCGCCTTGGCGATGGTGACGCGGCCCTGCTCCATCACCTCGTGGATGGCCGTGCGGTCGATGTCCGACATCTTGTCGAACTCGTCGATGCACACCACGCCGCGGTCCGCCAGCACCATGGCGCCCGCCTCCAACCTGCCGGGAATGACTCATTTTACACACCCGCTCATTGGTAGCATCTtgacgacctctatggtcgagtggtgtgtacaccggttttcatgggtacaccaatttgaggtcccgggttcgattcccggccgagtcgatgtagattaccattagttttctatgttgtcttgggtctgggtgtttgtggtaccgtcgtaacttctgatttccataacacaagtgctccagctacttacattgggatcagagtaatgtatgtgatgttgtctcatatttatttatctttgagTATAGGCACAAGACTCTGGGCCAACAGTTGACTACTTATAATCAATatgaaagagtcgagatggcccagtggttagaatgtgtgCAACTTAACCAATTATTGCGtgtgcaaacccaggcaagcaccgctgtttcatgtgcttaatttgtctttataattaatcacgtgctcagcggcgaaagaaaacataaaacgtaaggaaacctgcatgtgacaaatttcatagaaattctgccacatgtgcattccaccaacccgcattggaacagcgtggtaaaatatgttccaaaccttctcctcaaagggagaggaggcttttagcccagcagtggggatttacaggctgttgttgatcaATATGAAACAACTccatagttttattattacaatcttgttatattatattaaaattagttagaCTTGCCTCCGGTCACCGGTCTCTGGGTCTGTAGTGACGGCAGCAGTCAAACCGACGCCCGATGAACCTCGTCCCGTGGTCGTGATCGCTCGCGGCGCCGTCATCAGCACGTAACGTAACAATTGCGACTTTGCTACTGATGGATCACCAATGAGAAGTATATTGATGTCACTGAAAATGGGAAAAACACAACTTTAAAGatgttcataaatatatttatttaaagggtCAGTCTTACTATCAAGCtgcatgttttaattttgtccaaaacaataaaatgtaactCAATCCAAACCCGTAAAAGTAAAGATACTCAACATTTAAAGGCTACCAAATACACATTAAAACTATAAACACATCTTActatttagttatataataactGATAAATTAATCCTACCCTCTAAGTCTTGTGCCATTAGGCAGAATCTTCTCCATGCCACCCAGCAATAGACAAAGTATAGCCTTCTTGATATAATCATGGCCATGGATAGATGGCGCTAGAGACTTGCTCAGCAGTTCAAACATGTTGTTTGTGGATTTCTTGGCCAATCGCTTGCACAGCTTGATATCCTCGATTGTGATGGTGAGGTTCATGTCTTTGTTTATTTGAGTTACATTGTTTGCTATGAGAATAGTTCTggaaaataatacaaatgacTACAGTACAAGTTTTGTGACAGTTTTAACAAACATCActgagattttataaataaataactgtaagGAAACCTTAACATGTTGTTAGTTTTGCTATGGACAACTATGAATTTGTTTCTACTAAAGATGTtaatcacaaataaaatataaattcatcagATCCTCTATTGAACAAATTAGACTATCTAACTTACTAATTAACTACTGAACAAAGTTGCTTTCAATAAGAGTACATATTAAGTTTCTTTTAGTTTACTGCATACCTAAAAGTACCAGCGGTAAAGCTTCCCTGTTTTGATGGAAGACATCTGTAATTACCAACAACCTGTACCCTGTCCCCTGGCTTACACTTGTCAACCAGGTCATCATCACAAATCACATCAACACTTCTTGGCAACTGCCCAGCTGGAGCTCTCTCAGGCATTTCTTGTACTGTTAATGTTTGATGGTCTTTGTACCGGGATAAACCATATTCAGTTTCTAATGGATTGCCCTCATCATCCTGGAGAAAAAagtatatagaaaattaataaatcactgaaatacattaaagtactaaataaaaaaataatgttatcagGCACAACATAAGAtacagatttaattaaaaactttttttaagaatattaataaatttgaacaaaaaaaaagaagaccAATCATCACTATGTGTCTGAACAGGATAATCTATTTTAGTTAATTGAGATTAATGTTAGTAAGATTCAATTTTACCTTAGTAGGATAAACAGCTGAAGTAGGGAATGCCTCAAATGAGGTTAAATCAGTGTACTTGCGTTCCATTACTTTTTTAGTCGCCGGGCAGTAATGTACACTTCGCACAACTTTGGGTCGCACTAGTGACACTCTTGTGACTATACCTTCCACGCATATTAGGTTTCCTAAATACCTgcattacgatttttttttaataattaaaaatcacattaattaatataaaaaaacattttaaataaaacataccttGATGTTAAACTTCGTGGAGTAACGTGTTTTGTCCCAAAACTACCAGAAAAAGCTACAAAAAATTCTTCCTGCTCTTTAGCGTATGTAGGATCTATAGAGGAGACGTATTCCTTTAACGCTCTTTGAAAAGCTATCTGCTCCTCAAAAGCATTGTCTAGCAAATTCTTAGCTCTTTCGGGACTTTTCCTTCTGAggtcatttatatttacaatcaaCCGTTTGCTCTTTTCACCTATCATTTGTTTTACTCTTTCCATATAAACGCTTTGGTCTTCCTAAAAGTTTCAGTCacaattaaagttatatatttaaattacccaAAAATACATGCTAGGTTACATGAAGAAGTAATTACTTCGTCGTCTAAAAACTCAAGGTACTCCCTCTGTAGATCTCTTA is part of the Vanessa cardui chromosome 14, ilVanCard2.1, whole genome shotgun sequence genome and encodes:
- the LOC124535253 gene encoding DNA replication licensing factor Mcm3, coding for MEDGDFDQRLRDLQREYLEFLDDEEDQSVYMERVKQMIGEKSKRLIVNINDLRRKSPERAKNLLDNAFEEQIAFQRALKEYVSSIDPTYAKEQEEFFVAFSGSFGTKHVTPRSLTSRYLGNLICVEGIVTRVSLVRPKVVRSVHYCPATKKVMERKYTDLTSFEAFPTSAVYPTKDDEGNPLETEYGLSRYKDHQTLTVQEMPERAPAGQLPRSVDVICDDDLVDKCKPGDRVQVVGNYRCLPSKQGSFTAGTFRTILIANNVTQINKDMNLTITIEDIKLCKRLAKKSTNNMFELLSKSLAPSIHGHDYIKKAILCLLLGGMEKILPNGTRLRGDINILLIGDPSVAKSQLLRYVLMTAPRAITTTGRGSSGVGLTAAVTTDPETGDRRLEAGAMVLADRGVVCIDEFDKMSDIDRTAIHEVMEQGRVTIAKAGVHASLNARCAVLAAANPVYGRYDQYKTPMENIGLQDSLLSRFDLLFVMLDIADADHDNMISEHVLRMHRYRNPKEQDGEVLPMGSSVEMLSTENPDNEDTEDSNESIYEKYDPLLHGNTRNKKDQILSTKFMRKFIHIARLMKPKLTQEASDSIADEYARLRNQDMMDSDVARTQPVTARTLETLIRLSTAHAKSRLSFQVTRRDAQAAIELVHYAYFKKVLTKEKRRKRRASSGDEENASDSELPSQPRAKKSRKAPGSQSQDPYEFSSDEEAEPVLRAAHSAQPEPAQTPASSASSTKKTIDTNRLSQFKSALQQVFREERANSLPLDRITAFVNEKYSHETFDAAEIHAALDRMTQDNHVMMADDIVFLI